A single window of Nicotiana sylvestris chromosome 3, ASM39365v2, whole genome shotgun sequence DNA harbors:
- the LOC104220973 gene encoding auxin-responsive protein SAUR20 translates to MGKGKEKQSNSSILKKLEKYLSMNKFSGTILSKSKSWHGTTTNIKSKVAPDGCFWVYVGPEKERFVIKTKYANHPMFKMLLEDAEKEYGYNYSQGPICLPCDVDHFYKVLAEIGRSKEIQSLGCGSCSPLFSPGKRLGNSQMAKGYGSYRVLTPPRLLKLNSFH, encoded by the coding sequence ATGGGAAAGGGAAAAGAGAAGCAGTCCAACTCATCTATACTTAAGAAGTTGGAGAAATATCTATCAATGAATAAATTTAGTGGAACCATTTTGTCAAAGAGCAAATCATGGCATGGCACCACAACAAATATTAAGAGCAAAGTGGCTCCAGATGGCTGTTTTTGGGTGTATGTTGGGCCTGAAAAAGAGAGATTTGTGATAAAGACAAAGTATGCAAACCATCCAATGTTCAAGATGTTGCTTGAAGATGCTGAAAAAGAGTATGGTTATAATTATAGCCAAGGCCCTATTTGTTTACCTTGTGATGTTGATCACTTCTACAAAGTGTTGGCTGAAATTGGCAGAAGCAAAGAGATTCAATCTTTAGGGTGTGGATCATGTAGTCCCTTATTTAGTCCTGGTAAGCGTTTGGGTAATAGCCAAATGGCTAAAGGTTATGGTTCTTATAGGGTTCTTACTCCTCCAAGATTGCTCAAGCTCAACTCTTTTCATTAG